The following are from one region of the Acidobacteriota bacterium genome:
- a CDS encoding GntR family transcriptional regulator, whose amino-acid sequence MQLWFARGSEVSIREQLVTQVILSILSDDLAAGQRLPSTRELARRFRLHPNTISAGYRQLERERWVEFRHGSGVYVRSTKPEVPPSSALALDQMVAALFRSARDLGVPLATVRARLRHWLELQPPDHFLLIEPDEELRRILAEEIKEAVAFPVESCALEEVENRWEGSIAVALPNRAASIRRLLPDSGDLLTLQVRSVPASLTQWLPAPRNVLIGVASRWPNFLKTARTILQAAGFHPDSLMFCDARKTNWQRGLKETIAVVCDSVIVKELPAGCRAIPFPLLSESSVADLRRHVEFIRRPLESL is encoded by the coding sequence ATGCAGCTCTGGTTCGCGCGCGGCAGTGAAGTCAGCATTCGGGAGCAACTCGTTACCCAGGTGATTCTAAGTATCCTGAGCGACGATCTAGCAGCCGGGCAACGGCTTCCCAGCACGCGCGAACTGGCGCGGCGCTTTCGACTTCATCCCAACACCATCAGTGCCGGATACCGCCAGCTGGAACGCGAGCGCTGGGTGGAATTTCGTCATGGCAGCGGAGTCTACGTCCGCAGCACCAAGCCGGAGGTTCCACCCTCTTCAGCGCTGGCGCTCGATCAGATGGTCGCTGCGCTCTTTCGCTCGGCTCGCGATCTCGGAGTACCCCTCGCGACGGTCCGCGCGCGATTGCGGCACTGGCTCGAACTGCAGCCGCCGGATCACTTCCTGCTAATTGAACCGGATGAAGAACTTCGTCGAATTCTGGCGGAAGAGATAAAAGAGGCAGTCGCCTTTCCAGTCGAGAGCTGCGCGTTGGAAGAGGTGGAGAACCGGTGGGAGGGGAGCATCGCGGTTGCACTGCCGAATCGCGCCGCGAGCATCCGAAGACTACTCCCCGACAGCGGTGATCTGCTGACTCTTCAAGTGCGTTCTGTTCCGGCCTCACTTACGCAATGGCTCCCCGCGCCGAGAAACGTTTTGATCGGAGTCGCCTCGCGCTGGCCAAATTTCCTGAAAACTGCGCGGACTATTCTGCAAGCCGCGGGATTTCATCCTGACAGCCTTATGTTTTGCGATGCCCGAAAGACGAACTGGCAGCGTGGGTTAAAAGAGACGATTGCGGTCGTCTGCGATTCTGTCATTGTCAAAGAACTTCCGGCCGGCTGCCGGGCCATTCCATTTCCTCTGCTTTCCGAATCTTCGGTTGCCGACCTTCGACGCCATGTCGAGTTCATCCGCCGTCCCCTCGAATCGCTGTGA
- a CDS encoding M48 family metallopeptidase yields the protein MSLRLAEIFQRTYGELRPHTPIPKMHLRFYSFVSINNTIRLRQGELYIRVSDLLEGAPDPVLHAIAHILLAKLYRKPVDKALSARYRRYVGSHDITAKARMVRQIRGRKQIHSASGHNYHLEEIFDDLNRRFFHGLMGRPQLTWSRTHARNRLGHYDPAHNAIVVSRIFDHPRVPRFVVEYIMFHEMLHLKHPVKLRGSRRCVHSNEFMAEERVFPELAQAQSFLKRI from the coding sequence GTGTCCCTCAGGCTGGCAGAAATCTTTCAGCGGACTTACGGCGAGCTGCGTCCTCACACGCCCATACCGAAGATGCACCTCCGCTTTTACTCGTTTGTATCGATCAACAACACCATCCGTCTGCGCCAGGGAGAACTTTACATTCGTGTATCCGACCTGCTGGAGGGTGCGCCCGACCCGGTTCTCCATGCGATCGCACATATTCTGCTCGCCAAGCTTTACCGCAAGCCGGTCGACAAGGCGTTGAGCGCCCGCTACCGGCGCTACGTGGGCAGTCACGACATCACAGCCAAAGCTCGCATGGTCCGGCAAATACGAGGGCGCAAGCAGATCCACTCCGCGTCAGGCCACAACTATCATCTTGAAGAAATCTTCGACGACTTGAACCGCCGCTTCTTCCACGGACTGATGGGACGTCCGCAACTGACCTGGAGCCGCACCCACGCCCGCAACCGCCTCGGCCACTACGACCCTGCCCACAACGCAATTGTGGTCAGCCGGATCTTTGACCATCCCCGAGTGCCGCGATTCGTCGTCGAGTACATCATGTTTCACGAGATGCTCCATTTGAAGCATCCCGTGAAACTGCGAGGAAGCAGGAGGTGCGTGCACTCCAATGAATTCATGGCCGAAGAGAGGGTCTTCCCAGAATTAGCCCAGGCGCAGAGCTTTCTGAAACGGATCTAG
- a CDS encoding DUF2318 domain-containing protein, with translation MLQAFIITLREGVEAALIVGITLAYLAKIGRSDLRKSVYAALAAAFVGSIGAAVLISRLHLNQDIFEGWVMLVAAAFVVTMIIFMMKTGRKMKGEIEGKIGLLARGDAWIGLFLFVFLMVLREGVETVLILSAVTLNSSELLSFIGTSAGVIVAVAFGVMFVKGSVKVNLQKFFKVTTVILFFVATQLVISGLHELSENGVLPSSREEMAIIGPIVRNDLFFFITILVLAALMVLFEMKSRQPVDLPAEGAARRKALWTARRERLWMASVYVCSFIFIVMVTAGFIYEKSASALSPAAEVAFANGKVSIPLNQVYDGELHRFETKVGAVEVRFWVYQKPDGKVATLFDACEICGAVGFYKGATGIICKNCAAPINPQSVGMPGGCNPIPLKADVTSDAVIISEADVAAGSHYFEQK, from the coding sequence ATGCTCCAGGCATTCATCATTACCTTGCGCGAAGGTGTAGAAGCGGCCCTGATCGTCGGTATCACGCTGGCGTATCTTGCCAAGATCGGCCGTAGCGACCTGCGCAAGTCGGTTTACGCCGCCCTCGCCGCGGCCTTTGTCGGCTCGATCGGCGCCGCCGTCCTAATTTCCCGCCTGCATTTGAACCAGGACATCTTCGAAGGTTGGGTCATGCTGGTGGCTGCCGCCTTCGTCGTCACCATGATCATCTTCATGATGAAGACTGGGCGCAAGATGAAAGGCGAAATCGAAGGCAAAATCGGTCTGCTGGCCCGTGGCGATGCCTGGATCGGCTTGTTCCTTTTTGTCTTTCTGATGGTCCTGCGCGAGGGAGTGGAAACGGTCCTCATCCTGTCGGCGGTGACACTGAACTCGAGTGAACTGCTGAGCTTCATCGGCACCAGCGCGGGAGTGATTGTCGCGGTGGCGTTCGGTGTGATGTTCGTCAAGGGAAGCGTCAAGGTCAACCTGCAGAAGTTTTTCAAAGTCACAACCGTGATCCTGTTCTTTGTCGCGACCCAACTTGTGATTTCTGGCCTGCACGAGCTTTCTGAAAACGGAGTGCTTCCCTCTTCACGCGAAGAGATGGCGATCATTGGGCCGATCGTCCGCAACGATTTGTTTTTCTTCATTACGATCCTGGTGCTGGCTGCGTTGATGGTGCTGTTTGAAATGAAAAGCCGCCAACCGGTGGACCTGCCCGCCGAAGGCGCGGCCCGCCGCAAAGCCCTCTGGACAGCACGCCGCGAGCGGCTTTGGATGGCCTCGGTTTACGTTTGCTCCTTTATCTTCATTGTGATGGTGACGGCTGGATTCATTTACGAAAAGAGCGCGAGCGCGTTGTCGCCCGCAGCGGAAGTCGCCTTCGCGAATGGCAAAGTCAGCATCCCGTTGAATCAGGTGTACGACGGAGAGTTGCATCGTTTCGAAACCAAGGTGGGAGCGGTCGAAGTACGTTTCTGGGTCTACCAGAAGCCTGACGGCAAGGTTGCGACGTTGTTCGACGCCTGCGAAATCTGCGGCGCGGTCGGATTCTACAAAGGTGCAACCGGGATCATCTGCAAGAATTGCGCGGCGCCGATCAATCCACAGTCGGTGGGCATGCCGGGTGGGTGCAATCCGATCCCGTTGAAGGCGGACGTAACCAGCGACGCTGTCATCATCTCGGAGGCGGACGTAGCGGCCGGAAGCCACTACTTCGAGCAAAAGTAG
- a CDS encoding ABC transporter permease, with amino-acid sequence MFPRLVYESFRRQTRRKLLAGVAITLGVAVATAMIAVATDIGDKISRELRTYGANLVVTPQEDTLDVEIGGVNLKPPSDGAFLNEADLPKIRGTFWHHNIVGFSPMLPVTAALGDKSNATVPVLGTYFSKPVHFGKDDFATGVRITHPWWKVQGAWPDDNSQDVLAGEHLAAKLSVTTGDTLVLAGKPHRVSGILSTGGTEDDQIVAPIALAQEILGKPGAVRRIYVSALTKPEDALARRDPKTMNPELFDRWYCSPYVQSIAYQLQEAIPHSHSEQIRQVAQNEGTVLSRIKGLMLLVTLAALFASALAVSAAMATAIFERRVEVGLMRALGAGSFAVAALFFAEALLLALIGGVAGFAAGSMLAHQIGRSIFNSQISIEPVLFPIILAIAVFVTFAGSAAAIRRAVKFDPVFALRGEA; translated from the coding sequence ATGTTCCCACGCCTTGTCTACGAATCGTTCCGCCGCCAGACCCGGCGCAAACTGCTGGCCGGGGTCGCCATCACTTTAGGCGTTGCGGTCGCAACCGCGATGATTGCCGTCGCTACTGATATCGGCGACAAGATCAGTCGCGAACTGCGTACTTACGGCGCAAACCTGGTCGTCACTCCGCAAGAAGATACGCTCGATGTAGAAATCGGTGGAGTCAATCTCAAACCGCCGAGTGACGGCGCTTTTCTTAATGAAGCAGACCTTCCCAAGATTCGGGGAACATTCTGGCATCACAACATCGTTGGATTCTCACCCATGCTGCCCGTCACGGCGGCCCTCGGAGACAAGTCAAACGCCACCGTGCCGGTGCTAGGAACGTACTTCTCAAAGCCCGTTCACTTCGGCAAAGATGATTTTGCGACTGGTGTCCGCATCACCCATCCGTGGTGGAAGGTGCAAGGCGCATGGCCAGACGACAATTCGCAGGACGTGCTGGCCGGTGAACATCTCGCCGCAAAGCTGTCTGTCACAACGGGCGATACCCTTGTGCTTGCGGGCAAACCGCATCGAGTGAGCGGCATTCTGTCGACCGGGGGAACGGAAGACGATCAGATCGTTGCGCCCATCGCGCTCGCGCAGGAAATCCTTGGCAAGCCGGGAGCGGTGCGGCGCATTTACGTCAGCGCCCTGACCAAGCCCGAAGATGCACTCGCCCGGCGTGATCCGAAGACGATGAATCCGGAATTGTTTGATCGCTGGTACTGCTCGCCCTACGTGCAGTCGATTGCCTATCAATTGCAGGAAGCCATTCCGCACTCGCATTCCGAACAGATACGGCAAGTTGCGCAGAATGAAGGCACGGTGCTTTCGCGCATTAAAGGATTGATGCTGTTGGTGACGTTGGCCGCGTTGTTCGCGTCGGCGCTGGCCGTGTCCGCCGCGATGGCCACCGCGATTTTCGAGCGCCGCGTAGAAGTTGGACTCATGCGGGCGCTGGGCGCGGGAAGCTTCGCGGTGGCGGCGCTGTTCTTCGCGGAAGCCTTGCTGCTGGCCCTGATCGGCGGTGTCGCGGGCTTTGCCGCCGGATCCATGCTCGCTCACCAGATCGGTCGCTCCATTTTCAATTCGCAAATTTCGATTGAACCGGTGCTCTTCCCGATCATCCTGGCCATTGCAGTGTTTGTAACCTTCGCGGGAAGCGCTGCGGCGATCCGGCGAGCCGTGAAGTTCGATCCCGTGTTCGCGCTGCGAGGGGAAGCATGA
- a CDS encoding ABC transporter permease — MSASPILHTPQQVADRRSAVPHTSMFVRMLIRAAVLRRGRAASALFAMVVAAAVATAMMNLYVDVQAKLRTEFRSYGANVVVVARESQPFPSDALRKIESTLGPKTLAVPFSYAVARTQDGQSVVVVGTDFARAHQLNHWWNVSRWPSASGDALIGMRAATVVSPERKPFDLTFQGRTLHLTPAGLLQTGAGEDSRIYLEQSEFTNWTGVAPSTIEIAVNGTTTEIEQQIQQLGALLPTADVHPVRQIMEGEANVLNKTRATLYAAATLIVLTSALCVLATLIGWVFDRRRDFAIMKALGASERLVNGFFAAEAAALGAIGAVLGFAIGIGVAVWIGRTNFHAPVVPRFSVFPYVLAGSILVALISAVVPIGLLRRVQPALILRGE, encoded by the coding sequence ATGAGCGCTTCGCCGATTCTGCACACACCGCAGCAGGTTGCTGATCGCCGTTCCGCAGTTCCGCACACGTCGATGTTCGTCCGGATGCTGATTCGTGCCGCTGTCCTGCGCCGCGGACGCGCCGCTTCGGCATTGTTTGCGATGGTGGTCGCCGCCGCCGTGGCAACCGCGATGATGAATCTGTACGTTGACGTGCAAGCGAAGTTGCGTACCGAGTTCCGAAGCTACGGGGCGAATGTCGTAGTCGTGGCAAGGGAAAGTCAGCCATTCCCATCCGATGCGCTCAGAAAGATTGAATCAACGTTAGGCCCCAAGACGTTGGCAGTTCCCTTCTCGTATGCCGTTGCACGAACGCAGGACGGACAATCCGTGGTCGTCGTTGGCACCGACTTTGCCCGCGCCCACCAACTGAATCACTGGTGGAATGTCAGTCGTTGGCCGAGTGCTTCCGGAGACGCGCTGATTGGCATGCGCGCTGCTACTGTTGTGAGCCCCGAGCGCAAGCCGTTTGACCTGACTTTCCAGGGGCGCACTCTTCACCTGACTCCCGCTGGCCTGCTGCAAACCGGCGCCGGCGAGGACAGCCGGATTTATCTGGAGCAATCGGAATTCACGAACTGGACTGGCGTTGCGCCGTCGACGATCGAGATTGCAGTCAACGGGACCACCACGGAGATCGAACAGCAAATCCAGCAACTCGGTGCTTTGCTTCCTACCGCCGATGTTCACCCGGTACGGCAGATTATGGAAGGCGAAGCGAACGTCCTCAATAAGACTCGGGCCACGCTCTACGCCGCCGCGACTCTAATCGTGTTGACCTCCGCGCTGTGCGTCCTCGCCACGTTGATTGGTTGGGTATTTGATCGCCGTCGCGACTTCGCCATCATGAAAGCGCTCGGCGCATCCGAGCGACTGGTGAACGGATTCTTCGCCGCCGAAGCTGCTGCCTTAGGCGCAATCGGGGCGGTGCTCGGATTTGCCATCGGAATCGGCGTCGCCGTATGGATCGGGCGCACAAACTTTCATGCGCCCGTAGTACCCCGCTTCAGCGTGTTCCCGTATGTACTGGCCGGCAGCATTCTGGTAGCGCTCATCTCCGCGGTCGTGCCGATCGGATTATTGCGCCGTGTGCAACCCGCGCTCATACTGAGGGGAGAGTGA
- a CDS encoding ATP-binding cassette domain-containing protein, whose product MIELKNVTKSYPAKAEQNNGGLIRALDGIALSIAPGEWVAMMGPSGSGKSTLVNLIGCLDRPTTGEIWLDGENVAGISAADLNRVRAEKIGFVFQQFHMIPYLTAVENVMLAQYFHSMTDEKEALEALDRVGLKERAYHLPSQLSGGEQQRVCIARALINDPKIVLADEPTGNLDAANEDIVLRLLRELHQQGRTIVMVTHDPVVARLADRRVELHHGKIAAQEVFFMADEEQFDEILEELFVLQEHGEIAESDRMEVHGALPVSIALEKLQGMDLVTTRPHPPESHHHKTFVNPCHDALKPAGVSIGDGALIVELTARGMKRAGDIIRRHRLAERLFTDSLAMDSETEIEQQACKFEHILSAEATDKICTFLNHPRTCPHGSPIPPGPCCGKQVQASQTSSAMSHQSS is encoded by the coding sequence ATGATCGAACTCAAAAACGTAACCAAGAGTTATCCAGCCAAGGCCGAGCAGAATAACGGCGGCTTGATTCGCGCGCTTGACGGCATCGCGCTATCGATTGCGCCCGGCGAGTGGGTTGCCATGATGGGCCCATCCGGGTCCGGCAAGAGTACGCTGGTGAATTTAATTGGGTGTCTCGACCGCCCAACGACAGGCGAAATATGGCTCGACGGTGAGAACGTTGCCGGAATCAGCGCCGCTGACCTGAACCGTGTGCGGGCTGAAAAGATTGGATTTGTTTTCCAGCAGTTTCACATGATCCCGTATCTCACCGCCGTGGAGAACGTCATGCTTGCACAGTACTTCCACAGCATGACGGACGAAAAGGAAGCGCTCGAAGCGCTCGATCGAGTCGGGCTGAAAGAGCGCGCCTACCATCTGCCCTCGCAACTCTCGGGTGGTGAGCAGCAGCGAGTTTGCATTGCGCGCGCGCTCATCAACGATCCGAAAATTGTTCTGGCTGACGAACCGACGGGCAACCTCGATGCCGCGAATGAAGATATCGTTCTACGTTTGTTGCGCGAACTGCACCAGCAGGGGCGCACGATCGTAATGGTCACTCATGACCCCGTGGTCGCACGGCTCGCCGACCGCCGCGTCGAACTTCATCACGGAAAGATCGCTGCCCAGGAAGTCTTCTTCATGGCAGACGAAGAACAGTTCGACGAAATCCTGGAAGAGTTATTCGTGCTGCAAGAGCACGGAGAGATCGCGGAAAGCGATCGCATGGAAGTTCACGGCGCGCTGCCCGTATCGATTGCGCTGGAGAAATTGCAGGGGATGGACCTGGTGACCACGCGCCCGCATCCTCCCGAGTCGCACCATCACAAGACGTTCGTGAACCCATGTCATGACGCGCTCAAGCCGGCGGGAGTATCCATTGGCGACGGCGCGCTGATCGTAGAACTCACGGCTCGTGGTATGAAGCGTGCTGGAGACATCATCCGCCGCCATCGGCTCGCGGAACGGCTCTTTACCGACTCGCTCGCAATGGATAGCGAAACTGAAATCGAACAGCAAGCCTGTAAGTTCGAACATATCCTGTCCGCCGAGGCGACAGACAAGATCTGCACGTTCCTCAATCATCCACGCACGTGCCCGCATGGGTCGCCGATTCCGCCTGGACCGTGCTGCGGAAAACAGGTGCAGGCTTCGCAGACGTCTTCGGCGATGTCACATCAGAGCTCGTAG
- a CDS encoding amidohydrolase — translation MLRNARVYTVDASLPWAQAVAIRGDRIAWVGDDKDAARYIGSATHVINAGGKMVLPGFIDSHFHVRLGSNPDVLRFQNANTLADLQKQVREFAEKRPELKWIEAENWNYSVFPNGTLPAARDLEGLTGGRPAFLVAYDYHTIWMNREALREFGIDKKTTKILFAEKIEKDPQTGEPTGVLTGFGSTGLSADSQAELQKHLPSLGPGQVLAGVQSNMNAAVTAGITTIVDPQSYLEDLAIYSKLKDDGKLPARLQVALFHRRGTSEATLQQFDEARHQYNDDRLRVAAVKLYIDDVIEPHTAALLEPYADRPGTRGELDYPPEEFKQVVARLDRMKFQVFIHSIGDRGIRTALDAIEYAEKQNGPRDRRDELVHIECLNAQDIPRFKQLGVTACMQPRHCAPDITGQWAKAVGPKRWKYAWAFRSLHDSGANLAFASDWNVAEMEPLIGIYTALTRQGLDGKPDGGWVPEQTVDLETAIRGYTINGAYANFVEENRGSITPGKYADLVIVSEDLFKIPANKIKDAKVVWTMVGGKEVWKQP, via the coding sequence GTGCTCCGCAATGCTCGTGTGTACACCGTCGATGCAAGCCTCCCATGGGCACAAGCCGTCGCGATTCGCGGGGATCGCATTGCATGGGTCGGAGATGACAAGGACGCTGCTCGCTACATCGGATCCGCAACCCATGTGATCAATGCAGGCGGAAAGATGGTGCTGCCTGGCTTCATCGATTCTCATTTTCATGTTCGACTGGGCAGCAATCCGGACGTATTGCGGTTTCAAAATGCCAATACGCTCGCTGACCTCCAAAAGCAGGTGCGGGAATTCGCGGAGAAGCGCCCCGAACTGAAGTGGATTGAAGCCGAGAACTGGAATTACTCCGTGTTCCCGAATGGAACCTTGCCGGCAGCGCGGGATTTGGAGGGGCTGACGGGAGGGCGTCCGGCATTTCTGGTGGCGTATGACTATCACACCATATGGATGAATCGCGAAGCATTGCGAGAATTCGGCATCGATAAGAAGACAACCAAAATACTCTTTGCCGAGAAGATCGAAAAAGATCCACAAACTGGAGAACCGACTGGAGTACTGACGGGATTCGGCAGCACCGGCCTCTCAGCAGATTCCCAAGCCGAATTGCAGAAACATCTACCATCGCTTGGCCCGGGACAGGTGCTAGCGGGTGTTCAATCCAATATGAACGCGGCTGTGACGGCCGGGATCACGACAATCGTCGACCCGCAGTCGTATCTCGAGGACCTCGCTATTTATTCGAAACTAAAAGACGACGGCAAGCTCCCGGCGCGGTTGCAAGTCGCGCTTTTTCATCGGAGGGGAACAAGCGAAGCAACGTTGCAACAGTTCGATGAAGCGCGTCATCAGTACAACGACGACCGGCTGCGAGTAGCGGCGGTCAAACTCTATATCGACGATGTGATCGAACCGCACACAGCAGCTCTGCTGGAGCCGTATGCGGATCGTCCAGGAACGCGCGGAGAACTGGATTATCCTCCCGAGGAGTTCAAACAAGTTGTGGCGCGGCTCGACCGCATGAAGTTCCAGGTATTTATCCATTCGATCGGCGATCGTGGAATTCGCACGGCGCTGGACGCGATTGAATATGCCGAGAAACAGAATGGTCCGCGCGACCGCCGAGATGAACTTGTCCACATCGAGTGTCTTAACGCGCAGGATATTCCGCGCTTCAAGCAGCTTGGTGTCACAGCCTGTATGCAGCCACGCCATTGCGCTCCGGATATCACTGGCCAGTGGGCAAAAGCGGTCGGCCCGAAGCGCTGGAAGTACGCGTGGGCTTTCCGCAGCCTGCACGATTCTGGCGCGAACCTGGCTTTCGCATCCGATTGGAATGTGGCTGAGATGGAGCCCCTGATCGGCATCTACACGGCTCTGACGCGTCAGGGACTTGACGGTAAACCCGACGGTGGATGGGTGCCGGAGCAGACTGTCGATCTGGAAACAGCAATTCGCGGATACACGATCAACGGAGCCTACGCGAATTTTGTCGAGGAAAATCGCGGCTCGATCACTCCGGGGAAGTATGCGGATCTCGTGATTGTGTCCGAGGACCTGTTCAAGATTCCCGCGAACAAGATCAAAGATGCCAAGGTAGTGTGGACGATGGTGGGCGGGAAGGAAGTGTGGAAGCAGCCCTAG
- a CDS encoding acyloxyacyl hydrolase — MRPFLWLTIYFATVLSASCLLAAQVRPEEGGHEIQVWSGGGPSVPGGTKDTSVFNVGVRYGWILTAPHGPGFLNGRFEYAIDAVPAFVVFQPRNTAYGAGINPLGLKWIFATRSDVQPYLELNGGTLFSSHDVPTGTGRVNFTSSAAFGVHFLREHAWSFEVRYMHISNAGLTTPNPGINTVQVRLGFGKFFGKR; from the coding sequence ATGAGACCGTTTCTCTGGCTGACCATTTATTTCGCAACAGTATTGAGCGCGAGTTGCTTGTTGGCCGCGCAGGTCCGTCCAGAAGAGGGCGGACACGAAATCCAGGTCTGGAGCGGCGGAGGACCGTCAGTTCCCGGCGGCACCAAGGACACCTCCGTGTTCAACGTGGGAGTTCGCTATGGATGGATCCTTACTGCGCCCCACGGCCCCGGATTTCTCAATGGACGGTTTGAATACGCAATCGATGCCGTCCCTGCCTTCGTCGTGTTTCAGCCTCGGAATACGGCCTACGGCGCGGGGATCAATCCGCTGGGATTGAAGTGGATTTTTGCGACCCGGAGCGATGTACAGCCTTACCTCGAATTGAACGGCGGGACGCTGTTCAGTTCGCATGATGTTCCGACGGGCACGGGAAGAGTGAACTTCACATCCAGCGCCGCGTTCGGTGTTCACTTCCTGCGGGAGCACGCCTGGAGCTTCGAAGTACGTTATATGCACATCTCCAATGCAGGACTCACCACGCCGAACCCAGGGATCAATACCGTGCAAGTGCGGCTTGGGTTTGGCAAGTTCTTCGGGAAGAGGTAG
- a CDS encoding SDR family oxidoreductase yields the protein MAKQDKPLAKQVVLVTGAAKRLGRAIALAAADLGADVAITYRESEQEAESLVSRLAGKGVSAFAVRCDITDEISVREMIKEVGSELGGIDVLVNNAANYETAKFEKLTVAQWDAIFASNARGPFLVSREALPYLRKRRGRIVNLGSLGGLRPWATHAHYCSSKAAVHMLTKVMAKALAPEISVNAVAPGMIDLGEKAAAAFMRRMAKQTPMKRNGSGDEIADAVMFFATAPKFITGQILAVDGGLGL from the coding sequence ATGGCAAAACAGGACAAACCACTCGCCAAGCAGGTCGTTTTGGTCACCGGGGCAGCCAAACGTCTGGGTCGCGCCATCGCGCTTGCGGCGGCGGATCTGGGCGCCGATGTGGCCATTACCTACCGCGAATCCGAACAGGAAGCGGAATCGCTGGTGAGCCGGTTAGCCGGGAAAGGTGTGTCGGCATTTGCCGTTCGTTGCGATATCACCGACGAAATCAGCGTCCGCGAGATGATCAAGGAAGTTGGCAGCGAACTCGGGGGCATTGACGTCCTGGTAAACAACGCGGCGAACTATGAAACCGCGAAGTTTGAGAAATTGACGGTTGCGCAATGGGACGCAATCTTTGCCAGCAACGCGCGTGGCCCATTTCTGGTATCGCGCGAAGCGCTACCGTATTTGCGTAAACGCAGGGGCCGGATCGTCAACCTGGGGTCGCTCGGTGGATTGCGGCCGTGGGCCACGCACGCCCACTATTGTTCTTCAAAAGCTGCAGTTCACATGTTGACCAAAGTGATGGCCAAGGCGCTCGCCCCGGAGATCTCCGTGAACGCCGTGGCCCCGGGAATGATTGATCTGGGAGAGAAGGCTGCAGCCGCATTCATGCGACGCATGGCTAAGCAGACGCCCATGAAACGCAATGGCTCCGGGGACGAAATCGCCGATGCCGTCATGTTTTTTGCGACCGCACCGAAATTCATTACCGGACAGATCCTCGCGGTCGATGGCGGACTTGGGCTCTGA